In Gopherus flavomarginatus isolate rGopFla2 chromosome 1, rGopFla2.mat.asm, whole genome shotgun sequence, a single genomic region encodes these proteins:
- the KCNE1 gene encoding potassium voltage-gated channel subfamily E member 1 — MGTLSNDTALNSLLSKLLQEYVDRTNNSASSQAEKPSDNLEIIYVLLLLGFFGFFTFGTMFSNIRSKKLEHSNDPYNMYIERNIWHKLDEANFHAKIVESYKSCCVFENQLAVEQPVNQIPQVKTS; from the coding sequence ATGGGAACGCTGTCTAATGATACAGCACTGAATTCACTCCTCTCCAAATTATTACAAGAATATGTAGACCGGACAAATAACTCTGCATCTTCTCAGGCTGAAAAACCCAGTGACAATCTGGAAATCATCTATGTGCTCTTGTTGCTTGGTTTCTTTGGCTTTTTCACATTTGGAACAATGTTTAGCAACATCCGCTCCAAAAAGCTTGAGCACTCAAACGACCCATACAATATGTACATTGAAAGAAATATTTGGCATAAGCTGGATGAAGCAAATTTTCATGCAAAAATTGTGGAAAGTTATAAATCGTGCTGTGTGTTTGAAAACCAGCTCGCTGTGGAGCAACCTGTCAATCAGATTCCTCAGGTGAAGACTTCATAG